The Falco rusticolus isolate bFalRus1 chromosome 5, bFalRus1.pri, whole genome shotgun sequence genome has a segment encoding these proteins:
- the MEST gene encoding mesoderm-specific transcript homolog protein isoform X1, producing the protein MKEWWVQVGLLSVPLLAVYLHIPPPKLSPALLSWRSSGGYFTYKDQNIFYRDSTGAIGSSDIVLLLHGFPTSSYDWYKVWEGLTQRFHRVIALDFVGFGFSDKPRPHRYSIFEQASIVEGLVHHLGLRHQRINLLSHDYGDTVAQELLHRYEHNKTGSILINSLCLSNGGIFPETHYPRFIQKILKDGGLLSPVITRLMNFFLFSRGLGAVFGPYTQPSQAEYWDMWTVVRTNDGNLVVDSILQYINQRKKHRDRWVGALMSTSVPLHLIYGPLDPVNPHPEFLQLYNSVIVPPARKEGWKAAASWLLHWCVGQPQCKFRPALTLLLLWSQTTQHHQ; encoded by the exons ATGAAGGAGTGGTGGGTGCAGGTGGGGCTGCTGAGCGTGCCCCTCCTTGCCGTCTATCTGCACATCCCGCCTCCCAAGCTCTCCCCGGCTCTCCTCTCCTGGAGGTCGTCTGGAGGCTACTTCACCTACAAGGACCAGAACATCTTCTACAGAG ACTCAACTGGCGCCATTGGCAGCTCTGACATCGTCCTCCTCCTGCACGGCTTCCCAACCTCCAGCTATGACTGGTACAAG GTCTGGGAAGGGCTGACCCAGCGGTTTCACCGGGTGATTGCTTTGGATTTTGTAGGATTTGGTTTCAGTGACAAGCCT AGGCCCCACCGCTACTCCATCTTCGAGCAAGCCAGTATCGTGGAGGGGCTGGTGCATCACCTTGGCCTCCGCCACCAGAGAATTAATCTCCTCTCCCATGATTACGGGGATACAGTcgcacaggagctgctgcacag GTATGAGCACAATAAAACTGGAAGCATCTTGATCAACAGCCTCTGTTTATCCAATGGAG GGATTTTTCCTGAAACACACTACCCCCGGTTCATCCAGAAG aTCCTCAAGGATGGGGGTTTGCTGTCCCCTGTCATCACGCGGCTGATgaacttcttcctcttctccagagg acttgGGGCGGTATTTGGGCCCTACACGCAGCCTTCACAAGCAGAGTACTGGGACATGTGGACAGTGGTGCGGACCAACGATGGCAATCTCGTTGTTGACAG TATTTTGCAGTACATAAACCAGAGAAAGAAGCACAGAGACCGCTGGGTTGGGGCTTTGATGTCCACCTCTGTCCCAC TGCATCTAATCTATGGGCCCCTGGACCCTGTGAACCCACACCCAGAGTTTCTTCAGCTTTACAA CAGTGTTATTGTCCCTCCAGCCAGGAAGGAAGGGTGGAAGGCAGCCGCGTCCTGGCTCCTCCACTGGTGTGTTGGGCAACCCCAGTGCAAGTTCCGACCTGCTTTGACCCTGCTTCTTCTGTGGAGCCAGACTACCCAGCATCACCAATGA
- the MEST gene encoding mesoderm-specific transcript homolog protein isoform X2, with translation MKEWWVQVGLLSVPLLAVYLHIPPPKLSPALLSWRSSGGYFTYKDQNIFYRDSTGAIGSSDIVLLLHGFPTSSYDWYKVWEGLTQRFHRVIALDFVGFGFSDKPRPHRYSIFEQASIVEGLVHHLGLRHQRINLLSHDYGDTVAQELLHRYEHNKTGSILINSLCLSNGGIFPETHYPRFIQKILKDGGLLSPVITRLMNFFLFSRGLGAVFGPYTQPSQAEYWDMWTVVRTNDGNLVVDSILQYINQRKKHRDRWVGALMSTSVPLHLIYGPLDPVNPHPEFLQLYKKVLPMSTVSVLDDHISHYPQLEDPTGFLNAYLNFINSF, from the exons ATGAAGGAGTGGTGGGTGCAGGTGGGGCTGCTGAGCGTGCCCCTCCTTGCCGTCTATCTGCACATCCCGCCTCCCAAGCTCTCCCCGGCTCTCCTCTCCTGGAGGTCGTCTGGAGGCTACTTCACCTACAAGGACCAGAACATCTTCTACAGAG ACTCAACTGGCGCCATTGGCAGCTCTGACATCGTCCTCCTCCTGCACGGCTTCCCAACCTCCAGCTATGACTGGTACAAG GTCTGGGAAGGGCTGACCCAGCGGTTTCACCGGGTGATTGCTTTGGATTTTGTAGGATTTGGTTTCAGTGACAAGCCT AGGCCCCACCGCTACTCCATCTTCGAGCAAGCCAGTATCGTGGAGGGGCTGGTGCATCACCTTGGCCTCCGCCACCAGAGAATTAATCTCCTCTCCCATGATTACGGGGATACAGTcgcacaggagctgctgcacag GTATGAGCACAATAAAACTGGAAGCATCTTGATCAACAGCCTCTGTTTATCCAATGGAG GGATTTTTCCTGAAACACACTACCCCCGGTTCATCCAGAAG aTCCTCAAGGATGGGGGTTTGCTGTCCCCTGTCATCACGCGGCTGATgaacttcttcctcttctccagagg acttgGGGCGGTATTTGGGCCCTACACGCAGCCTTCACAAGCAGAGTACTGGGACATGTGGACAGTGGTGCGGACCAACGATGGCAATCTCGTTGTTGACAG TATTTTGCAGTACATAAACCAGAGAAAGAAGCACAGAGACCGCTGGGTTGGGGCTTTGATGTCCACCTCTGTCCCAC TGCATCTAATCTATGGGCCCCTGGACCCTGTGAACCCACACCCAGAGTTTCTTCAGCTTTACAA GAAGGTGCTTCCCATGTCCACGGTGTCTGTGCTGGACGACCACATTAGCCACTATCCACAGCTGGAGGATCCAACAGGTTTCCTGAATGCATATCTGAACTTCATCAACTCcttctga
- the MEST gene encoding mesoderm-specific transcript homolog protein isoform X4, translating into MKEWWVQVGLLSVPLLAVYLHIPPPKLSPALLSWRSSGGYFTYKDQNIFYRDSTGAIGSSDIVLLLHGFPTSSYDWYKVWEGLTQRFHRVIALDFVGFGFSDKPRPHRYSIFEQASIVEGLVHHLGLRHQRINLLSHDYGDTVAQELLHRYEHNKTGSILINSLCLSNGGIFPETHYPRFIQKILKDGGLLSPVITRLMNFFLFSRGLGAVFGPYTQPSQAEYWDMWTVVRTNDGNLVVDSILQYINQRKKHRDRWVGALMSTSVPLHLIYGPLDPVNPHPEFLQLYKIL; encoded by the exons ATGAAGGAGTGGTGGGTGCAGGTGGGGCTGCTGAGCGTGCCCCTCCTTGCCGTCTATCTGCACATCCCGCCTCCCAAGCTCTCCCCGGCTCTCCTCTCCTGGAGGTCGTCTGGAGGCTACTTCACCTACAAGGACCAGAACATCTTCTACAGAG ACTCAACTGGCGCCATTGGCAGCTCTGACATCGTCCTCCTCCTGCACGGCTTCCCAACCTCCAGCTATGACTGGTACAAG GTCTGGGAAGGGCTGACCCAGCGGTTTCACCGGGTGATTGCTTTGGATTTTGTAGGATTTGGTTTCAGTGACAAGCCT AGGCCCCACCGCTACTCCATCTTCGAGCAAGCCAGTATCGTGGAGGGGCTGGTGCATCACCTTGGCCTCCGCCACCAGAGAATTAATCTCCTCTCCCATGATTACGGGGATACAGTcgcacaggagctgctgcacag GTATGAGCACAATAAAACTGGAAGCATCTTGATCAACAGCCTCTGTTTATCCAATGGAG GGATTTTTCCTGAAACACACTACCCCCGGTTCATCCAGAAG aTCCTCAAGGATGGGGGTTTGCTGTCCCCTGTCATCACGCGGCTGATgaacttcttcctcttctccagagg acttgGGGCGGTATTTGGGCCCTACACGCAGCCTTCACAAGCAGAGTACTGGGACATGTGGACAGTGGTGCGGACCAACGATGGCAATCTCGTTGTTGACAG TATTTTGCAGTACATAAACCAGAGAAAGAAGCACAGAGACCGCTGGGTTGGGGCTTTGATGTCCACCTCTGTCCCAC TGCATCTAATCTATGGGCCCCTGGACCCTGTGAACCCACACCCAGAGTTTCTTCAGCTTTACAA AATTCTTTAA
- the CEP41 gene encoding centrosomal protein of 41 kDa isoform X1 produces MSSRRSVGDPEYLTRRIPQNPRYQHIKTRLDTGNSLTKYTEKLEEIKRNYRYRKDELFKRLKVTTFAQLVIQVASLSDETLEVTNEEIHKLEDGNSPAPDADAEVTAGTNGKGSPDGTPSPVLFINNTGAGESYRSTLQSVISGVGEMDIEKDTPKKVDTQDKDMPYPDCPFLLLDVRDRDAYNQCHIIGAYSYPIATLSRTMNPYTNSILEYKNARGKIIILYDNDERLASQAATTMCERGFENLFMLSGGLKVLAQKIPEGLITGSLPVSCQVAAPTASARKKTSPKVPPALAENKWRFSADDLQKIKYYLEEEHVPSDTASRLNHGSSGRDSKVTTMRSSPSVPSTAGNVGSLTARSLSRSSLQNRPWK; encoded by the exons ATGTCGAGCAGGAGGAGTGTCGGGGACCCGGAG TATTTAACCAGGCGCATCCCTCAGAATCCCCGATACCAACATATAAAAACCCGCCTTGATACTG GAAACAGTTTGACAAAATACACTGAGAAGTTGGAAGAGATCAAAAGAA attACAGATACAGAAAGGATGAGCTGTTTAAAAGACTGAAAGTGACTACTTTTGCCCAGTTG GTCATCCAGGTTGCCTCTCTATCTGATGAAACCTTAGAAGTGACAAATGAGGAGATCCACAAGCTGGAAG ATGGTAATTCTCCTGCACCAGATGCAGATGCTGAAGTTACAGCAGGGACAAATGGGAAAGGAAGCCCTGATGGGACACCTAGTCCAGTCCTGTTCATCAACAACACAGGAGCTGGGGAATCCTATCGGTCCACGTTGCAGAG TGTGATAAGTGGTGTTGGTGAAATGGATATAGAAAAGGACACTCCAAAGAAAGTGGACACTCAGGATAAAGACATGCCTTATCCCGACTGcccctttctgcttttggaCGTGCGAGACCGAGATGCATACAACCAATGTCACATCATTGGAG ctTATTCCTACCCTATTGCAACGCTCTCTAGAACCATGAATCCATATACAAATAGTATTCTGGAATAT AAAAATGCACgtggaaaaattattattttgtatgaCAATGATGAGAGGTTAGCCAGCCAGGCTGCAACAACCATGTGTGAGAGGGGCTTTGAGAACTTATTCATGTTATCTGGAG gCCTGAAGGTCCTTGCACAGAAGATCCCAGAAGGACTGATCACTGGCTCGCTTCCTGTGTCCTGCCAGGTGGCAGCTCCCACTGCATCTGCCCGAAAAAAGACCTCTCCCAAAGTGCCACCTGCACTTGCTGAGAATAAATGGAGATTTTCTGCAGATGATCTACAAAAGATAAAGTACTACCTAGAAGAGGAGCACGTTCCTTCAGACACTGCCA gccGTCTTAACCATGGTTCTTCAGGCCGTGATTCCAAGGTGACAACCATGAGGAGCagtcccagtgtccccagcactgctggcaaTGTGGGATCCCTCACTGCCCGCTCACTTAGCAGGAGCAGCCTTCAGAACAGGCCATGGAAATAA
- the CEP41 gene encoding centrosomal protein of 41 kDa isoform X3, which produces MSSRRSVGDPEYLTRRIPQNPRYQHIKTRLDTGNSLTKYTEKLEEIKRNYRYRKDELFKRLKVTTFAQLVIQVASLSDETLEVTNEEIHKLEDGNSPAPDADAEVTAGTNGKGSPDGTPSPVLFINNTGAGESYRSTLQSVISGVGEMDIEKDTPKKVDTQDKDMPYPDCPFLLLDVRDRDAYNQCHIIGGLKVLAQKIPEGLITGSLPVSCQVAAPTASARKKTSPKVPPALAENKWRFSADDLQKIKYYLEEEHVPSDTASRLNHGSSGRDSKVTTMRSSPSVPSTAGNVGSLTARSLSRSSLQNRPWK; this is translated from the exons ATGTCGAGCAGGAGGAGTGTCGGGGACCCGGAG TATTTAACCAGGCGCATCCCTCAGAATCCCCGATACCAACATATAAAAACCCGCCTTGATACTG GAAACAGTTTGACAAAATACACTGAGAAGTTGGAAGAGATCAAAAGAA attACAGATACAGAAAGGATGAGCTGTTTAAAAGACTGAAAGTGACTACTTTTGCCCAGTTG GTCATCCAGGTTGCCTCTCTATCTGATGAAACCTTAGAAGTGACAAATGAGGAGATCCACAAGCTGGAAG ATGGTAATTCTCCTGCACCAGATGCAGATGCTGAAGTTACAGCAGGGACAAATGGGAAAGGAAGCCCTGATGGGACACCTAGTCCAGTCCTGTTCATCAACAACACAGGAGCTGGGGAATCCTATCGGTCCACGTTGCAGAG TGTGATAAGTGGTGTTGGTGAAATGGATATAGAAAAGGACACTCCAAAGAAAGTGGACACTCAGGATAAAGACATGCCTTATCCCGACTGcccctttctgcttttggaCGTGCGAGACCGAGATGCATACAACCAATGTCACATCATTGGAG gCCTGAAGGTCCTTGCACAGAAGATCCCAGAAGGACTGATCACTGGCTCGCTTCCTGTGTCCTGCCAGGTGGCAGCTCCCACTGCATCTGCCCGAAAAAAGACCTCTCCCAAAGTGCCACCTGCACTTGCTGAGAATAAATGGAGATTTTCTGCAGATGATCTACAAAAGATAAAGTACTACCTAGAAGAGGAGCACGTTCCTTCAGACACTGCCA gccGTCTTAACCATGGTTCTTCAGGCCGTGATTCCAAGGTGACAACCATGAGGAGCagtcccagtgtccccagcactgctggcaaTGTGGGATCCCTCACTGCCCGCTCACTTAGCAGGAGCAGCCTTCAGAACAGGCCATGGAAATAA
- the CEP41 gene encoding centrosomal protein of 41 kDa isoform X2 yields MSENSNGPSRAAPDYRYRKDELFKRLKVTTFAQLVIQVASLSDETLEVTNEEIHKLEDGNSPAPDADAEVTAGTNGKGSPDGTPSPVLFINNTGAGESYRSTLQSVISGVGEMDIEKDTPKKVDTQDKDMPYPDCPFLLLDVRDRDAYNQCHIIGAYSYPIATLSRTMNPYTNSILEYKNARGKIIILYDNDERLASQAATTMCERGFENLFMLSGGLKVLAQKIPEGLITGSLPVSCQVAAPTASARKKTSPKVPPALAENKWRFSADDLQKIKYYLEEEHVPSDTASRLNHGSSGRDSKVTTMRSSPSVPSTAGNVGSLTARSLSRSSLQNRPWK; encoded by the exons atgtcagaaaattcAAATGGACCTTCCAGGGCAGCACCAG attACAGATACAGAAAGGATGAGCTGTTTAAAAGACTGAAAGTGACTACTTTTGCCCAGTTG GTCATCCAGGTTGCCTCTCTATCTGATGAAACCTTAGAAGTGACAAATGAGGAGATCCACAAGCTGGAAG ATGGTAATTCTCCTGCACCAGATGCAGATGCTGAAGTTACAGCAGGGACAAATGGGAAAGGAAGCCCTGATGGGACACCTAGTCCAGTCCTGTTCATCAACAACACAGGAGCTGGGGAATCCTATCGGTCCACGTTGCAGAG TGTGATAAGTGGTGTTGGTGAAATGGATATAGAAAAGGACACTCCAAAGAAAGTGGACACTCAGGATAAAGACATGCCTTATCCCGACTGcccctttctgcttttggaCGTGCGAGACCGAGATGCATACAACCAATGTCACATCATTGGAG ctTATTCCTACCCTATTGCAACGCTCTCTAGAACCATGAATCCATATACAAATAGTATTCTGGAATAT AAAAATGCACgtggaaaaattattattttgtatgaCAATGATGAGAGGTTAGCCAGCCAGGCTGCAACAACCATGTGTGAGAGGGGCTTTGAGAACTTATTCATGTTATCTGGAG gCCTGAAGGTCCTTGCACAGAAGATCCCAGAAGGACTGATCACTGGCTCGCTTCCTGTGTCCTGCCAGGTGGCAGCTCCCACTGCATCTGCCCGAAAAAAGACCTCTCCCAAAGTGCCACCTGCACTTGCTGAGAATAAATGGAGATTTTCTGCAGATGATCTACAAAAGATAAAGTACTACCTAGAAGAGGAGCACGTTCCTTCAGACACTGCCA gccGTCTTAACCATGGTTCTTCAGGCCGTGATTCCAAGGTGACAACCATGAGGAGCagtcccagtgtccccagcactgctggcaaTGTGGGATCCCTCACTGCCCGCTCACTTAGCAGGAGCAGCCTTCAGAACAGGCCATGGAAATAA
- the MEST gene encoding mesoderm-specific transcript homolog protein isoform X3, which yields MKEWWVQVGLLSVPLLAVYLHIPPPKLSPALLSWRSSGGYFTYKDQNIFYRDSTGAIGSSDIVLLLHGFPTSSYDWYKVWEGLTQRFHRVIALDFVGFGFSDKPRPHRYSIFEQASIVEGLVHHLGLRHQRINLLSHDYGDTVAQELLHRYEHNKTGSILINSLCLSNGGIFPETHYPRFIQKILKDGGLLSPVITRLMNFFLFSRGLGAVFGPYTQPSQAEYWDMWTVVRTNDGNLVVDSILQYINQRKKHRDRWVGALMSTSVPLHLIYGPLDPVNPHPEFLQLYNSTSRATH from the exons ATGAAGGAGTGGTGGGTGCAGGTGGGGCTGCTGAGCGTGCCCCTCCTTGCCGTCTATCTGCACATCCCGCCTCCCAAGCTCTCCCCGGCTCTCCTCTCCTGGAGGTCGTCTGGAGGCTACTTCACCTACAAGGACCAGAACATCTTCTACAGAG ACTCAACTGGCGCCATTGGCAGCTCTGACATCGTCCTCCTCCTGCACGGCTTCCCAACCTCCAGCTATGACTGGTACAAG GTCTGGGAAGGGCTGACCCAGCGGTTTCACCGGGTGATTGCTTTGGATTTTGTAGGATTTGGTTTCAGTGACAAGCCT AGGCCCCACCGCTACTCCATCTTCGAGCAAGCCAGTATCGTGGAGGGGCTGGTGCATCACCTTGGCCTCCGCCACCAGAGAATTAATCTCCTCTCCCATGATTACGGGGATACAGTcgcacaggagctgctgcacag GTATGAGCACAATAAAACTGGAAGCATCTTGATCAACAGCCTCTGTTTATCCAATGGAG GGATTTTTCCTGAAACACACTACCCCCGGTTCATCCAGAAG aTCCTCAAGGATGGGGGTTTGCTGTCCCCTGTCATCACGCGGCTGATgaacttcttcctcttctccagagg acttgGGGCGGTATTTGGGCCCTACACGCAGCCTTCACAAGCAGAGTACTGGGACATGTGGACAGTGGTGCGGACCAACGATGGCAATCTCGTTGTTGACAG TATTTTGCAGTACATAAACCAGAGAAAGAAGCACAGAGACCGCTGGGTTGGGGCTTTGATGTCCACCTCTGTCCCAC TGCATCTAATCTATGGGCCCCTGGACCCTGTGAACCCACACCCAGAGTTTCTTCAGCTTTACAA ttCAACAAGCAGAGCCACCCATTGA